Proteins found in one Zea mays cultivar B73 chromosome 1, Zm-B73-REFERENCE-NAM-5.0, whole genome shotgun sequence genomic segment:
- the LOC100281340 gene encoding PsbP domain-containing protein 3, chloroplastic, whose protein sequence is MAAVTSTASICPAAAGALSSLPSFITRKPTSGSRRLQQAAATTVCHCRSARVEEGLLGRRDALLLGIVFSAATPPLLAPAGALADEATAESQEGFTTYEDEANKFSIQVPQGWLVGAGEASGIKSVTAFYPEQAATDSNVSVAITGIGPDFTSLKSFGDVDAFAEGLVNGLDRSWQRPPGLAAKLIDSRAANGLYYLEYTLQNPGERRRHIVSAIGMAFNGWYNRLYTVTGQYIDDDDSEKYRPQIEKAVGSFRLT, encoded by the exons ATGGCTGCCGTGACCAGCACCGCCTCCATCTGCCCGGCCGCAGCCGGCGCCCTCTCTTCGCTGCCGTCCTTCATCACGCGCAAGCCCACCAGCGGCAGCAGGAGGTTGCAGCAGGCAGCAGCGACGACAGTCTGCCACTGCCGCTCTGCTCG GGTAGAGGAGGGGCTGCTGGGCCGGAGGGACGCCTTATTGCTCGGCATCGTCTTCTCCGCCGCGACGCCGCCGCTGCTCGCCCCTGCCGGCGCTCTGGCGGACGAGGCCACCGCCG AGTCGCAGGAGGGCTTCACTACGTACGAGGATGAGGCCAACAAGTTCAGCATTCAAGTTCCGCAAG GCTGGCTGGTCGGCGCCGGCGAGGCCAGCGGCATCAAGTCTGTCACGGCGTTCTACCCCGAGCAGGCCGCCACCGACTCCAATG TCAGCGTCGCCATCACCGGGATCGGGCCGGACTTCACCAGCCTCAAGTCCTTCGGCGACGTCGATGCCTTCGCCGAGGGTCTG GTGAACGGCCTGGACAGGAGCTGGCAGAGGCCGCCGGGGCTCGCCGCCAAGCTCATCGACTCCAGGGCGGCAAACG GCCTGTACTACCTGGAGTACACGCTGCAGAACCCCGGCGAGCGACGGCGCCACATCGTCTCGGCCATCGGGATGGCCTTCAACGGCTGGTACAACCGCCTCTACACTGTGACGGGCCAG TACATCGACGACGATGACTCGGAGAAGTACAGGCCTCAGATAGAGAAG GCTGTTGGATCGTTCAGGCTGACATGA
- the LOC100279288 gene encoding putative cyclin-dependent protein kinase family protein encodes MATIQHQAKPAVAAAPSTTTGGGQRAMDLYEKLEKVGEGTYGKVYRAREKATGRIVALKKTRLPEDDEGVPPTAMREVSLLRMLSQDPHVVRLLDLKQGVNKEGQTILYLVFEYMDTDLKKFIRGHRSNNEKIPAATVKILMYQLCKGVAFVHGRGVLHRDLKPHNLLMDRKTMALKIADLGLSRAITVPVKKYTHEILTLWYRAPEILLGATHYSTPVDIWSVGCIFAELVTNQPLFPGDSELQQLLHIFKLLGTPNEQVWPGVGKLPNWHEYPQWKPTKLSALVPGLDADGYDLLEKLLEYEPAKRIPAKKALEHPYFKDVRKGDAH; translated from the exons ATGGCGACGATCCAGCACCAGGCGAaaccggcggtggcggcggcgccgAGCACGACTACTGGCGGTGGGCAGCGCGCGATGGACCTCTACGAGAAGCTGGAGAAGGTCGGAGAGGGGACCTACGGGAAGGTGTACAGGGCGCGGGAGAAGGCGACGGGGCGGATCGTGGCGCTGAAGAAGacgcggctccccgaggacgacgaGGGCGTGCCCCCCACCGCGATGCGGGAGGTCTCCTTGCTGCGGATGCTGTCGCAGGACCCGCACGTGGTGCGCCTGCTGGACCTCAAGCAGGGCGTGAATAAGGAGGGGCAGACCATCCTCTACCTGGTCTTCGAGTACATGGACACCGACCTCAAGAAGTTCATCCGGGGACACCGCAGCAACAACGAGAAGATCCCCGCGGCCACCGTCAAG ATCCTGATGTACCAGCTCTGCAAGGGCGTGGCCTTCGTCCACGGCCGCGGGGTGCTGCACCGGGACCTCAAGCCGCACAACCTCCTCATGGACCGCAAGACCATGGCGCTCAAGATcgccgacctcggcctcagccgcGCCATCACCGTCCCGGTGAAGAAGTACACCCACGAG ATACTTACCCTGTGGTACAGGGCCCCCGAGATTCTGCTTGGAGCCACGCACTACTCCACCCCGGTTGACATATGGTCCGTTGGCTGCATTTTCG CCGAGCTGGTCACTAACCAGCCACTTTTCCCTGGCGACTCGGAGCTGCAGCAGCTGCTCCACATCTTCAA GTTGCTTGGCACCCCAAACGAACAGGTGTGGCCAGGCGTCGGCAAGCTGCCCAACTGGCACGAGTACCCCCAGTGGAAGCCGACGAAGCTGTCTGCTCTTGTGCCCGGCCTCGACGCTGATGGCTACGATCTTCTTGAG AAATTGCTGGAATACGAGCCGGCGAAGCGGATCCCCGCGAAGAAGGCCCTGGAGCACCCCTACTTCAAAGATGTGAGGAAGGGAGATGCGCACTGA